Proteins from one Cellulosilyticum lentocellum DSM 5427 genomic window:
- a CDS encoding phage head closure protein encodes MWDEQIELIKANQEDDEAGDYKAAEGQSRKVFITKKEISQNEFYKAHSEGFKIALKFEMNAFEYENEMKVKYEGIAYNVIRTFQKDELIEITVGSETHGTT; translated from the coding sequence ATGTGGGATGAACAAATTGAATTAATTAAAGCTAATCAAGAAGATGATGAAGCAGGAGATTATAAGGCAGCAGAGGGACAATCAAGGAAGGTTTTCATTACAAAAAAAGAAATCTCACAGAATGAATTTTATAAAGCGCATTCAGAGGGATTTAAGATTGCTTTGAAGTTTGAAATGAATGCATTTGAGTATGAAAATGAAATGAAAGTTAAGTATGAGGGCATTGCATACAATGTGATTAGGACATTCCAAAAGGATGAACTAATTGAAATAACAGTAGGGAGTGAGACGCATGGCACTACCTAG